Sequence from the Ereboglobus luteus genome:
GTCGGAAAACCCGATGATGCCATTGAGCGGCGTGCGCACCTCGTGGCTCATGGTCGCGAGGAAAACGCTCTTTGCGTGGTCGGCATTTTCGGCGCTCTCCTTGGCAAGGCGAAGCTCGGACGCCTGCCGCTGGATCTCGGTCATGTCCACAATGACAATAATGTAGGCTGCGATTTCGCCGCCGGCGTCGCGGACCGGGGTCGAGGTGACTTTCGCGGGAAAGCGCGCCCCGCTCTTGCGTCCCAGCTCGAAGTCCTCCGTCCACGGTTTGCCTTCGTGGATAAACTTTTTGATTTTCGTAATGTTGTGCTCGGGCATGGCCTGCGCCTTGCCGAGCCAGACTTGGCCGAGCAGTTCCTTGCGATCATAACGAGTGAGCGCGCACAAGCCATGGTTGGCATACTCGATGACGCCGGTGTCGCTGACAATCATCATGGGCGTGGCGCTTTGCTCCATGGCGGCGCTGAGTTTGCGAATGGAAAAGGCCTGCCGCGCGTAGCGGCGCACAATTACGAATGTGGCAAACGGCACGCCGAAGAGCAGCCATGCATAGAGCGCCTGCACGAAGGCCTTTTCATACAACGCCATGTTCCACACGCTGATCTCGCCGTCCAGGCGCATGATGTTGTGTTTGCCGTCAAACGAATCGACCGGCACATAGGTGGTAACCCACCTGCCCGTGGAATCGGACTGGAACTCGTTGACGGTCGTGGCGCCCGTGCGCAAGGTCGTGAGCACGTCGGCCTCGTTGATCTGGCCGGGAAAGGGATCGCCGGGGCGCAGCATGCGCGGCGAGTCAAACGGCTCGGAATCCGCGAGGCAGACGAGCGCGCCTGTTTCCGGGTTTTGCCGGAACAGGTAGATGTATTCAACGTTGGGATGGGCGGTGTTGAGCTTTATCAACTGGCGCTTGATTCGCCCGTAGGCATCGGTGCCCTCGTCGGCGCGCGTGCCGGTGAGTTTGGAAAGTTGCTCGGGGTGGATGGCGAGCGCGCTGCGCCGCGCGTTGCCCGCCACCGCGGCGAGGCGGGCCTTGTGCGCATTGCGATACTCCCACAAGCCGGCGGCGAGCCCGGCGATCACTATGGCGATCACCGTTATCGTGATTTTTGTCCTGTAGGAAAACATCGGCATGGGAGGTGCGGCGATTGCTTATAACATTTGTGCGGACACAAAAGCACAAAAAAAACCGCCGCTATTTGGAAGCGGCGGTTTTTCTTAAACAAAGCAGGGGATGCCTTGGCTCTTATTTGACGAGGTGCGTCGAGACGAGCTTGGTCATGTCGAACATGTTGACGGACTTCTTGCCGTTGAAGAC
This genomic interval carries:
- a CDS encoding PAS domain-containing hybrid sensor histidine kinase/response regulator; translated protein: MPMFSYRTKITITVIAIVIAGLAAGLWEYRNAHKARLAAVAGNARRSALAIHPEQLSKLTGTRADEGTDAYGRIKRQLIKLNTAHPNVEYIYLFRQNPETGALVCLADSEPFDSPRMLRPGDPFPGQINEADVLTTLRTGATTVNEFQSDSTGRWVTTYVPVDSFDGKHNIMRLDGEISVWNMALYEKAFVQALYAWLLFGVPFATFVIVRRYARQAFSIRKLSAAMEQSATPMMIVSDTGVIEYANHGLCALTRYDRKELLGQVWLGKAQAMPEHNITKIKKFIHEGKPWTEDFELGRKSGARFPAKVTSTPVRDAGGEIAAYIIVIVDMTEIQRQASELRLAKESAENADHAKSVFLATMSHEVRTPLNGIIGFSDLLLDTDLSTEQREYVHAIYAGGETLMQLTGDILDYSRIESGRMSLATEPCDVRTLVENTLELAAPRAAGKQLQLLHEIAPEVPSSIITDTGRLRQVLVNLIGNAVKFTPAGEVEVTVRLVARDPSEPVADAFPLESPPADESQEPSPSRENDVVLEFSVRDTGIGIAPENQSRIFQPFTQLDSSNSRRYDGAGLGLSICYDLVRLMGGRMTVVSELDKGSMFSFTIRCAANEDVSAMPAEGALLSGKRIAVVTSHDGLRRELKRELALAGAVALELQMPRLGATEWDLAVVECDAGTLTALRTYATVPERWHAERVIGLVDIDIDKQQRRLLRPYFRTVLNKPVGHQTLVERLAKNTGDADASESSAQL